In one window of Pseudoalteromonas espejiana DSM 9414 DNA:
- a CDS encoding methionine aminotransferase, translating to MFESKLPNLGVSIFSQMSGLANQFSAINLSQGFPEFDAPALLKTQLNYYVQQGVNQYSPSSGVPRLQQQIANLVERKYAAKINAAEQVTVTSGATEALFVAIQTIVRPDDEVIVFDPAYDSYQPAIELAGGKAVHVALSAPNYTIDWQIVSQAITKNTRAIIVNTPHNPSGKILQPQDIKELKELVSAHNIFVISDEVYEHITFDGQQHLSMLRDEQLREKSFVISSFGKTFHSTGWKMGYCIAPAHLATEFRKIHQYVTFSSFTPAQHALADMLEQQGEHVDELSGFYQQKRDLLIKHLSDSRFNILPSQGTYFLLLDYSDVSDLNDVDFCHWLVEQAGVAAIPLSVFYKQPSNDKVIRLCFAKNDETLIEAAQILCQL from the coding sequence GTGTTTGAAAGTAAATTACCAAATTTAGGCGTTAGTATATTTAGCCAAATGAGTGGCTTAGCTAATCAGTTTTCAGCAATTAACTTATCGCAGGGCTTTCCTGAATTCGACGCTCCCGCACTTTTAAAAACACAGTTGAATTACTATGTTCAGCAGGGCGTAAATCAGTATTCGCCCTCAAGCGGTGTACCGCGATTACAGCAGCAAATAGCCAATTTAGTAGAACGAAAATACGCTGCAAAAATTAATGCGGCAGAGCAAGTTACAGTTACATCGGGTGCTACTGAGGCACTATTTGTTGCTATTCAAACTATAGTACGCCCTGATGATGAAGTCATCGTATTCGACCCCGCTTATGACTCTTACCAACCCGCAATTGAGTTAGCAGGCGGTAAGGCAGTACATGTTGCGCTAAGTGCGCCAAATTATACAATTGATTGGCAGATTGTAAGCCAAGCAATTACTAAAAACACCCGCGCTATCATTGTTAATACACCACATAACCCAAGTGGTAAAATACTTCAGCCGCAAGATATAAAAGAACTTAAAGAGTTGGTAAGTGCTCACAACATATTTGTAATTAGCGATGAGGTTTATGAACACATCACTTTTGACGGCCAGCAACATTTAAGTATGCTGCGCGACGAGCAACTAAGAGAAAAAAGCTTTGTTATATCAAGCTTTGGCAAAACATTTCATAGTACAGGTTGGAAAATGGGTTACTGTATTGCACCTGCACACCTAGCTACTGAATTTAGAAAAATCCATCAATACGTTACATTTTCAAGCTTTACGCCAGCGCAGCATGCACTAGCCGATATGCTAGAGCAACAGGGCGAGCATGTAGATGAGTTAAGTGGTTTTTATCAGCAAAAACGCGATTTATTAATAAAGCATTTGAGTGATAGCCGCTTTAACATTTTACCAAGCCAAGGCACTTACTTTTTATTGCTCGATTATAGTGATGTGTCTGACTTAAACGATGTTGATTTTTGTCACTGGCTTGTAGAGCAGGCAGGTGTTGCGGCAATTCCGCTTAGTGTGTTTTATAAGCAGCCCTCAAATGATAAAGTGATTCGACTATGTTTTGCTAAAAACGATGAAACCTTAATAGAGGCTGCGCAAATATTATGTCAACTTTAA
- a CDS encoding methylthioribulose 1-phosphate dehydratase, with product MQNNTAISQLIEAGKWVSQKGWVPATGGNFSSRTASGFVVTASGFDKGQLGTHTFIELDHEGNRIKGAGNPSAETQLHLGMYKLIPHANVVLHTHSVAATVLSRVIKSHTLNLSGYEMQKSLSGVTSHLDTLSIPIFENDQDIERLGLLLSDHHLHTPIEHAVLIRGHGVYVVGRNYKEALRHLEGLEFLFSCELERIKIEGIEANL from the coding sequence ATGCAAAACAATACCGCTATTTCACAACTTATTGAAGCTGGAAAGTGGGTAAGCCAAAAAGGCTGGGTACCTGCAACTGGTGGAAATTTTTCATCGCGCACTGCATCAGGGTTTGTAGTTACCGCTAGCGGCTTTGATAAAGGCCAACTGGGTACACACACTTTCATTGAGCTTGACCATGAAGGAAACCGCATTAAAGGTGCTGGCAACCCATCGGCCGAAACGCAACTGCATTTAGGTATGTACAAACTTATACCGCACGCTAACGTAGTGCTGCATACGCACTCGGTTGCGGCAACCGTATTATCGCGAGTTATAAAAAGCCATACGTTAAATTTATCAGGTTACGAAATGCAAAAGTCGCTCAGTGGTGTTACCTCACACTTAGATACCCTGAGCATCCCTATTTTTGAAAACGACCAAGATATAGAACGCTTAGGTTTACTATTAAGCGATCATCACTTACATACCCCTATTGAGCATGCTGTATTAATTCGTGGGCATGGCGTGTACGTAGTTGGACGCAATTACAAAGAAGCACTTCGCCACTTAGAAGGCCTAGAGTTTTTATTTAGCTGTGAACTAGAGCGCATAAAAATAGAAGGCATTGAGGCAAACCTATAA
- the mtnC gene encoding acireductone synthase, protein MIKAILTDIEGTITRISFVKDVLFPYAAKQLATFLRLNAKKAHVAEQIVAVKTIIDEPNADLERVISVLLTWIEEDKKITPLKQLQGLIWQTGYEHGDFKGHLYPDAFDFLQAQHAQNIALYVYSSGSVRAQQLLFKYSDYGDIRALFNDFFDTKVGAKQEQAAYNTIIEQLPFDASEVLFLSDVAAELDAAKAAGLKTLHLIRDGQAQSEHPYVHDFTNVKLEQFI, encoded by the coding sequence ATGATAAAAGCAATTTTAACCGACATTGAAGGCACTATTACACGTATTTCTTTTGTAAAAGACGTGCTATTTCCGTATGCAGCAAAACAATTGGCCACCTTTTTACGATTAAACGCTAAAAAAGCCCATGTAGCAGAGCAAATAGTGGCTGTAAAAACGATTATTGATGAGCCTAACGCCGATTTAGAACGAGTCATTAGCGTTTTACTCACTTGGATTGAAGAAGATAAAAAAATAACGCCTTTAAAGCAATTGCAGGGGCTTATTTGGCAAACTGGTTACGAACATGGTGATTTTAAAGGTCACTTATACCCAGATGCATTCGACTTTTTACAAGCTCAACATGCACAAAATATTGCACTTTATGTGTACTCGTCAGGATCAGTAAGAGCGCAGCAGTTACTATTTAAATACAGCGACTACGGTGATATTCGCGCTCTTTTTAACGACTTTTTTGATACAAAAGTAGGCGCAAAGCAAGAGCAAGCTGCATATAACACCATTATTGAACAGCTACCATTTGATGCAAGCGAGGTATTATTTTTAAGTGATGTAGCCGCAGAGCTCGATGCCGCAAAAGCTGCAGGCCTTAAAACATTACATTTAATACGTGATGGACAAGCGCAAAGCGAGCATCCTTATGTGCATGACTTCACCAATGTTAAATTAGAGCAATTTATATGA
- a CDS encoding 1,2-dihydroxy-3-keto-5-methylthiopentene dioxygenase: protein MSQLTIYADNNPKNVLISTENADEIAAQLAFVNVRFEQWQANAQINESTTNEQIIDAYKNDIARLKEQNGYQTVDVISLAKGNPAAPQMREKFLFEHTHSEDEVRFFVKGQGLFCLHIGAKIYQVLCQKGDLISVPTLTPHWFDMGSDPEFTAIRLFNNTEGWVAKSTESEIAKQFPLLP, encoded by the coding sequence ATGAGCCAATTAACAATTTATGCTGACAATAACCCTAAAAATGTACTTATCAGTACAGAAAATGCAGATGAAATTGCAGCGCAATTAGCTTTTGTAAATGTGCGCTTTGAGCAGTGGCAAGCAAATGCTCAAATTAACGAAAGCACTACAAATGAGCAGATCATTGATGCGTATAAAAATGATATAGCACGCTTAAAAGAACAAAACGGTTACCAAACTGTAGATGTTATTTCGCTTGCTAAAGGGAACCCAGCAGCGCCACAAATGCGTGAAAAATTTTTATTTGAGCACACTCACAGTGAAGACGAAGTACGCTTTTTTGTAAAAGGCCAAGGGCTATTTTGTCTACATATTGGCGCTAAAATTTACCAAGTATTATGCCAAAAGGGCGATTTAATCTCAGTACCAACTCTTACTCCGCATTGGTTTGATATGGGTAGCGATCCAGAATTTACCGCTATTAGACTATTTAATAACACCGAGGGCTGGGTTGCAAAAAGCACTGAATCTGAGATTGCGAAGCAATTTCCGTTGCTCCCATAG
- the mtnA gene encoding S-methyl-5-thioribose-1-phosphate isomerase produces MQNLVASSLKYENGTLSVLNQYLLPHQQVWHECNSVEAMKELIISLKIRGAPLIGLGASLLVAHLAEQGATKAALTDAINELEATRPTAVNLMHCMAALREALKQSDFVIAIVATAERLFIEDIELCERMATFGAELINSGDNILTHCNTGALATAGIGTALGVIYKAQQQHGNVHVWVDETRPLLQGGRLTAFELERWKIPYTLICDNMAASLMAAGKVDKIVVGADRIAANGDFANKVGTYNLAVLAHFHNIPFYVVAPVTTLDTHTICGNDIEIEQRNSAEVRGVSGSFGEALWAPTNANVYNPAFDVTPAKLVTGWVLDSGIYDKSDVESGALAALK; encoded by the coding sequence ATGCAAAACCTAGTAGCAAGCAGTTTAAAATATGAAAACGGTACATTGAGTGTGCTAAACCAATATTTACTCCCGCATCAGCAAGTGTGGCACGAGTGCAATAGCGTTGAAGCTATGAAAGAGCTGATTATTAGCCTAAAAATTCGTGGAGCGCCTTTAATTGGTTTAGGTGCTAGCTTGCTTGTTGCTCATTTAGCAGAGCAAGGCGCTACAAAAGCAGCGCTTACTGATGCTATTAATGAGCTGGAAGCCACACGCCCAACAGCGGTTAATTTAATGCATTGCATGGCCGCATTAAGAGAGGCGCTTAAGCAAAGTGATTTTGTAATAGCTATAGTAGCCACTGCCGAGCGCCTATTTATTGAAGACATTGAGCTATGCGAGCGTATGGCAACCTTTGGCGCTGAACTTATAAACAGTGGCGATAACATTTTAACGCATTGTAATACTGGAGCATTGGCAACCGCAGGGATAGGCACTGCTTTAGGTGTTATTTATAAAGCGCAGCAGCAACATGGCAATGTACATGTATGGGTTGATGAAACCCGTCCATTATTACAAGGCGGGCGCTTAACCGCGTTTGAACTTGAGCGCTGGAAAATACCGTACACACTCATTTGCGATAATATGGCAGCAAGTTTAATGGCGGCAGGCAAGGTTGATAAAATAGTTGTAGGGGCAGACCGTATTGCCGCTAATGGCGACTTTGCTAATAAAGTGGGAACGTATAATTTAGCAGTGTTAGCGCATTTTCATAATATTCCTTTTTATGTTGTAGCCCCCGTGACCACACTTGATACACACACCATTTGCGGCAATGATATAGAAATAGAGCAGCGAAATAGCGCAGAAGTACGTGGTGTAAGTGGCAGTTTTGGTGAAGCGTTATGGGCGCCAACTAATGCCAATGTTTACAACCCCGCGTTTGATGTAACACCTGCAAAATTAGTAACAGGTTGGGTGTTAGATAGCGGTATTTACGATAAAAGTGATGTAGAAAGTGGGGCATTAGCGGCACTTAAATAG
- the mtnK gene encoding S-methyl-5-thioribose kinase, giving the protein MANYVAFDAQRAIEYVNSLIDSKQCDFFIAGQNLSAYEFGDGNLNLVFRVSDEQNNSIILKQALPYARCVGESWSLTLDRARIEAQVLLNHGAICTEYTAKVLHYNHDYALTILEDLGSLQILRAAQNNAQQFPKLAEHVASYLSHTGFYNSDFYLAAQHKKALVKQFTNPELCQITEDLFFSDPYTEHERNNFPVQLAPQVKALRDNTVLKLEIAKLKANFLSNPQTLLHGDMHSGSIFVDTNTTKMIDPEFGFFGPVGFDIGSFIGNLLLNYCAQAGHIEEFVTRRNYQTHLLSCIVETYTLFEQHWLNFIDTKTVDASLSSKAYAQYFMKNVLQDAIGYCGAELIRRTIGLAHVVDIDSIADEATRLSVQKQILALGEQLILNAHTCETKDAFFSLLISQLN; this is encoded by the coding sequence ATGGCTAACTATGTCGCTTTTGATGCGCAGCGCGCAATCGAATACGTAAATTCGTTAATTGATTCTAAGCAATGTGATTTTTTTATCGCAGGGCAAAACTTATCTGCGTATGAGTTTGGCGACGGCAACCTTAACTTAGTTTTTAGAGTTAGTGATGAGCAAAACAACAGCATTATTTTAAAGCAGGCACTACCTTACGCCCGCTGCGTGGGTGAGTCGTGGTCATTAACGCTTGATAGAGCCCGCATTGAAGCGCAAGTATTACTTAATCATGGTGCTATTTGCACCGAATACACGGCAAAAGTGCTGCATTACAATCATGATTACGCACTCACCATTTTAGAAGATTTAGGCAGCTTACAAATATTGCGCGCTGCTCAAAATAATGCGCAGCAATTTCCTAAATTAGCCGAGCATGTGGCTAGTTACTTAAGCCACACAGGTTTTTACAACTCAGATTTTTACTTAGCCGCTCAACACAAAAAAGCACTCGTTAAGCAATTTACTAACCCTGAGCTTTGTCAAATAACCGAAGATTTATTTTTTAGCGATCCGTACACAGAGCACGAGCGCAATAACTTTCCTGTGCAGCTTGCCCCGCAAGTGAAAGCTCTTCGCGATAACACGGTACTAAAGTTAGAAATAGCCAAATTAAAAGCTAATTTTTTATCAAACCCGCAAACATTACTACACGGCGATATGCACAGCGGCAGTATTTTTGTTGATACAAACACAACTAAGATGATTGACCCTGAGTTTGGCTTTTTTGGCCCTGTAGGGTTTGATATTGGCTCTTTTATTGGCAACTTACTACTTAATTACTGCGCGCAAGCGGGGCATATAGAAGAATTTGTCACGCGCCGTAACTATCAAACACATTTACTTAGCTGCATTGTCGAAACCTATACTCTATTTGAGCAGCACTGGCTTAATTTTATTGATACCAAAACGGTAGATGCGTCACTTAGTAGCAAAGCTTATGCGCAATATTTTATGAAAAACGTATTGCAAGATGCCATTGGTTACTGTGGCGCTGAGCTTATTAGGCGCACCATAGGGTTAGCGCATGTGGTTGATATTGATAGTATTGCCGATGAGGCCACTCGCCTTAGCGTACAAAAGCAAATACTGGCACTAGGCGAGCAGCTGATTTTAAATGCGCATACCTGCGAAACCAAAGATGCCTTTTTTAGTTTGTTGATAAGCCAGCTTAATTAA
- a CDS encoding FMN-binding glutamate synthase family protein produces MSNFIIFSIDVFASIFIVALGLIVLTVIIFYIRDVTQTKHAIRRNYPVIGRFRYFFERQGEFFRQYFFALDREEMPFNRAERSWVYRAAKDVDRTAAFGSTQSLEVTGTVMFMNCAFPTLDEEALDPSNVTLGPYCKTPYTTNSLFNISGMSFGALSKPAVRALSKGAKLAGCWMNTGEGGLSPYHLEGGADIVFQIGTAKYGVRDEHGNLSTDKLKEIAAHDNVKMFELKMSQGAKPGKGGMLPGRKVNAEIAKIRGIPEGQDSISPNGHPEIKKPSDILDMIATVRNATGKPTGFKAVIGAYAWLETLLAEINHRGLESAPDFITIDSAGGGTGAAPQPLLDSVGLPLRESLPLVVNMLEKHGLRERIKIIASGKLIVPSKVAWALALGADFVVSARGHMFSLGCIQAMQCNKDTCPTGITTHNERLQKGLNVADKAQRVANYNKYIHYGAGLIAHSCGVTSARELRREHVRIVQESGLSEPLDKIYENYK; encoded by the coding sequence ATGAGCAATTTTATTATTTTTAGTATTGATGTGTTTGCGAGTATTTTTATTGTCGCACTAGGGTTAATTGTACTTACCGTTATTATTTTTTATATCCGCGATGTAACCCAAACTAAACATGCCATTAGGCGCAATTACCCTGTAATTGGCCGTTTTAGGTATTTTTTTGAACGCCAAGGTGAATTTTTTAGACAATACTTTTTTGCGCTTGATAGAGAAGAAATGCCCTTTAACCGCGCAGAGCGAAGTTGGGTTTATAGGGCGGCTAAAGATGTAGATCGTACTGCGGCATTTGGCTCCACACAAAGCTTAGAAGTAACCGGTACAGTTATGTTTATGAACTGTGCTTTTCCTACTTTGGATGAAGAAGCACTCGACCCAAGTAATGTAACGCTTGGCCCTTATTGTAAAACGCCCTATACCACTAATTCTTTATTTAATATATCGGGCATGAGCTTTGGTGCGCTTTCAAAGCCGGCCGTGCGTGCGCTATCAAAAGGGGCAAAGCTTGCTGGTTGTTGGATGAATACAGGCGAAGGGGGTTTAAGCCCTTATCATTTAGAAGGAGGCGCTGATATTGTATTCCAAATTGGTACTGCTAAATACGGTGTACGTGATGAACATGGAAACTTAAGTACCGATAAGCTAAAAGAAATTGCTGCTCACGACAATGTAAAAATGTTTGAGCTTAAAATGAGCCAAGGCGCTAAGCCCGGCAAAGGTGGCATGCTACCTGGGCGTAAAGTAAATGCTGAAATAGCAAAAATTAGGGGTATACCTGAGGGGCAAGATTCAATTAGCCCTAATGGCCACCCCGAAATTAAAAAGCCAAGCGACATTTTAGATATGATTGCCACAGTGCGAAACGCGACAGGAAAGCCAACCGGTTTTAAAGCCGTTATTGGTGCCTATGCTTGGCTAGAAACGTTACTGGCCGAAATAAACCACCGCGGGCTTGAGTCTGCACCTGACTTTATTACTATTGATAGTGCCGGTGGCGGTACGGGAGCCGCGCCGCAGCCGCTATTAGATTCGGTGGGTTTACCACTGCGTGAAAGCCTACCGCTTGTTGTAAATATGCTTGAAAAACACGGCCTAAGAGAGCGTATTAAAATAATTGCCTCTGGAAAATTAATAGTGCCTTCAAAGGTGGCATGGGCATTAGCGCTTGGTGCCGACTTTGTTGTATCTGCGCGTGGGCATATGTTTTCACTAGGGTGTATTCAAGCCATGCAATGTAATAAAGATACCTGCCCAACAGGTATTACTACTCATAATGAACGCTTACAAAAGGGCTTAAATGTTGCTGATAAAGCGCAGCGAGTAGCAAATTATAATAAGTACATTCATTATGGCGCGGGGTTAATTGCACACTCATGCGGGGTAACCAGCGCACGAGAGCTGAGGCGCGAACATGTGCGTATAGTACAAGAAAGCGGGCTTTCTGAGCCGTTAGATAAAATTTATGAAAACTATAAATAA
- a CDS encoding DUF885 domain-containing protein gives MNYCLPQQLSRTLVTLSFFGALSACTLTSPNADQQFEQVAQNIVDYRQSNNPYSNPNGVDGYLLPNLSADFLKQQYEKNTALLARLDAIDSDKLSGENSINLSIIRAQVQNSVDEYVFNAHYMPLTSEYGFHSSLSYMINSSQYKQPQELQTYLARLEQVPRFFEQNINWMKKGIASGLTQPQAVLAGYEDSINAYIVDDVTKSDFYSPFKTNTAGLSENEFKAIQKKAQRIIKNDVIASYKAYLAFFTEQYQTGARASIGISQTPNGKAFYKNRAQYYTTTNMSVDEIHQLGLSEVARIRAEMEEIIKEVDFKGTFAEFIHFLRTDPQFYATTPEQLLKEAAYIAKKMDAQLPKLFHTLPRMPYGVAPVPKSIAPKYTTGRYVGSSRDDQAGFYWVNTYALDKRPLYVLEALTLHEAVPGHHLQISLNAELEDLPSYRRNAYLSAFGEGWGLYSEYLGIEAGFYQDPYSRFGRLTYEMWRAARLVVDTGMHMYGWSRERAMNFMSENTALSLHNVKTETDRYISWPGQALSYKIGELTIKRLRNEAEQALGQHFDIREFHHQVLRHGSVPLSVLEEQVRLYINNELTKLQS, from the coding sequence ATGAATTATTGTTTACCTCAACAACTTAGTCGCACACTTGTTACTTTGTCTTTTTTTGGTGCCTTAAGTGCCTGCACGTTAACCTCCCCAAATGCTGACCAACAGTTTGAGCAAGTTGCACAAAATATTGTTGATTACCGCCAAAGTAATAACCCGTACAGTAACCCTAATGGGGTAGATGGGTACTTATTACCTAATTTATCGGCGGATTTTTTAAAGCAACAGTATGAGAAAAATACAGCCCTATTAGCGCGTTTAGATGCTATTGATAGTGACAAGCTGTCAGGCGAAAATAGCATTAACCTTAGTATTATTCGTGCTCAGGTACAAAATAGTGTTGATGAGTACGTATTTAATGCGCATTACATGCCGCTTACCTCTGAATATGGTTTTCATTCGAGCTTGTCGTATATGATTAATAGCTCGCAGTATAAGCAACCACAAGAGCTACAAACCTATTTAGCAAGGCTTGAGCAAGTCCCTCGCTTTTTTGAGCAAAATATAAATTGGATGAAAAAAGGTATTGCCTCAGGGCTTACTCAACCACAGGCTGTGTTAGCTGGTTATGAAGACTCAATTAACGCTTATATTGTTGATGATGTGACAAAGTCAGACTTTTATAGCCCTTTTAAAACTAATACCGCAGGTTTAAGTGAAAACGAATTTAAAGCAATTCAAAAAAAGGCTCAGCGCATAATAAAAAATGATGTTATTGCATCGTACAAGGCTTACTTAGCATTTTTTACAGAGCAATATCAAACAGGTGCGCGTGCAAGTATTGGGATATCGCAAACCCCAAATGGTAAGGCGTTTTATAAAAACCGTGCCCAGTATTACACCACCACCAATATGAGCGTAGATGAAATTCATCAATTGGGTTTATCTGAGGTTGCACGTATACGCGCCGAAATGGAAGAAATAATAAAAGAAGTAGATTTTAAAGGCACATTTGCCGAATTTATTCACTTTTTACGAACCGATCCACAGTTTTATGCCACCACACCCGAGCAGCTTTTAAAAGAAGCTGCTTATATAGCTAAAAAAATGGATGCTCAGTTACCTAAGTTATTTCATACGTTGCCTCGTATGCCTTATGGTGTAGCGCCTGTGCCAAAAAGTATTGCGCCAAAATATACCACGGGCCGTTATGTAGGCTCTAGCCGAGACGATCAGGCCGGGTTTTATTGGGTAAATACATACGCGCTAGATAAGCGCCCACTTTACGTTTTAGAAGCGCTTACTCTGCATGAAGCAGTACCCGGGCATCACCTACAAATATCACTAAATGCCGAGCTTGAAGATTTACCAAGCTACCGTCGTAATGCGTACCTTTCAGCCTTTGGCGAAGGGTGGGGGCTGTATTCTGAATACTTAGGAATAGAAGCAGGCTTTTATCAAGACCCATACAGCCGTTTTGGACGTTTAACATATGAAATGTGGCGAGCTGCACGCTTAGTGGTTGATACTGGTATGCATATGTATGGTTGGAGCCGCGAGCGTGCTATGAATTTTATGAGCGAGAACACGGCGCTTTCACTGCATAATGTAAAAACTGAAACCGACCGTTATATATCATGGCCAGGGCAGGCGCTTTCTTACAAAATTGGTGAACTTACAATTAAACGCTTACGCAACGAAGCAGAGCAAGCGCTAGGGCAACATTTTGATATACGTGAATTTCATCACCAAGTATTACGCCATGGCTCTGTGCCTTTATCGGTATTAGAAGAGCAGGTGCGTTTATACATAAATAATGAGCTTACTAAGCTGCAAAGTTAG
- a CDS encoding GGDEF domain-containing protein, which produces MAVAQEKMTNVCLFLERHALPPSPLNYQVAYTYISQSKQDLNKAIDEAISQNANIDSVLIEQLYFEFLNEGHTTQVSMINNVNGVIDSLSRNAQSTEKQIVRFAGQVSECMHSLDENNVEQSRQALDELTGQTATLLEQHKQFKLELSRAKKLHEKTQKQLTQLRKQHIIDPQTGLYKRHYLTQQTQVWSTQEKSICAIAIQIDNLDHFVDNYGDVIGEVILSKVAKQVQKYVFQSGLPGRTAKDQFTVLLADIDPETANVIAEKVRNGVEKLRFVSSKSGIKLPGINLSLGIAQQIKNDNFNQLAKKASQAAFKARSLGQSSFTAGH; this is translated from the coding sequence ATGGCTGTAGCTCAAGAAAAAATGACGAATGTATGCTTGTTTTTAGAACGTCATGCACTGCCACCTTCTCCATTAAATTATCAAGTAGCCTATACTTATATAAGTCAATCGAAGCAAGATCTGAACAAAGCTATTGACGAGGCTATCTCTCAAAACGCAAACATTGATAGTGTGCTTATTGAACAACTTTACTTTGAGTTTTTGAACGAAGGTCACACGACACAAGTTTCAATGATAAACAATGTAAATGGTGTTATTGATTCGCTCTCGCGCAACGCTCAATCTACCGAAAAACAAATTGTGCGCTTTGCCGGCCAAGTAAGTGAATGCATGCATTCGCTTGACGAAAATAATGTTGAGCAAAGCCGACAAGCACTCGATGAACTAACAGGCCAAACAGCCACACTACTTGAGCAACATAAACAGTTTAAGCTCGAATTGAGCAGAGCAAAAAAGCTACACGAAAAAACACAAAAACAACTTACACAACTTCGTAAGCAACACATAATTGACCCTCAAACGGGGCTATATAAACGCCATTACCTAACCCAGCAAACCCAGGTTTGGAGCACACAAGAAAAATCAATTTGCGCAATAGCCATTCAAATCGATAACTTAGATCACTTTGTCGATAACTACGGCGACGTAATTGGCGAAGTTATCTTGAGTAAAGTAGCTAAACAAGTTCAAAAATATGTATTTCAAAGTGGTTTACCTGGACGTACCGCAAAAGACCAATTTACCGTTTTACTGGCCGATATAGACCCTGAAACGGCTAACGTTATTGCCGAAAAAGTACGCAATGGCGTAGAAAAGCTGCGCTTTGTTAGCTCTAAAAGTGGCATTAAACTTCCGGGGATTAATTTATCTTTGGGTATTGCACAGCAAATCAAAAATGACAACTTTAACCAGTTAGCTAAAAAAGCATCGCAAGCGGCATTTAAAGCACGCTCTCTTGGTCAAAGCAGCTTTACAGCTGGACACTAG
- the ubiE gene encoding bifunctional demethylmenaquinone methyltransferase/2-methoxy-6-polyprenyl-1,4-benzoquinol methylase UbiE, whose amino-acid sequence MNETEQKTTHFGYKTVAENDKASMVADVFHSVAAKYDVMNDLMSFGVHRLWKRQTIASSGVRKGHHVLDLAGGTGDLTAKFSQLVGETGQVVLGDINSSMLKVGREKLHNLGLVGNIDYVQMNAEMLPFPDNSFDVITIAFGLRNVTDKDKALRSMYRILKPGGRLLVLEFSKPEHDILSKAYDFYSFNLLPTMGKLVANDSESYQYLAESIRMHPDQDTLKAMMEEAGFEQTTYQNLTGGIVALHRGFKY is encoded by the coding sequence ATGAACGAAACAGAGCAAAAGACCACGCATTTTGGCTATAAAACAGTAGCCGAAAACGACAAAGCCTCAATGGTTGCAGACGTATTTCACTCGGTTGCAGCAAAGTACGATGTAATGAACGATTTAATGTCTTTTGGTGTACATCGTTTATGGAAACGTCAAACCATCGCCAGTTCTGGCGTGCGCAAAGGCCACCATGTACTTGATTTAGCCGGTGGTACTGGCGATTTAACCGCAAAATTTAGTCAATTAGTGGGCGAAACAGGCCAAGTTGTACTGGGTGACATTAACTCATCAATGCTAAAAGTTGGCCGCGAAAAACTGCATAACTTAGGTTTAGTTGGCAATATTGACTACGTACAAATGAACGCCGAAATGCTGCCATTTCCAGATAACAGCTTTGATGTGATCACCATTGCCTTTGGTTTACGTAATGTAACCGATAAAGACAAAGCATTGCGTTCAATGTACCGTATTTTAAAGCCAGGCGGGCGCTTATTAGTATTAGAGTTTTCTAAGCCTGAGCACGACATTCTTAGTAAAGCTTACGACTTTTACTCGTTTAACCTACTACCGACTATGGGTAAACTGGTTGCAAACGACAGCGAATCGTACCAATACTTGGCTGAATCAATCCGCATGCACCCAGATCAAGACACATTAAAAGCCATGATGGAAGAGGCGGGGTTTGAACAAACAACATACCAAAACCTAACCGGTGGTATTGTTGCATTGCACCGCGGTTTTAAATATTAA